A genomic window from Gemmatimonadota bacterium includes:
- a CDS encoding acyl-CoA dehydrogenase family protein, whose protein sequence is MSATTVQVSEREARAVAEAAREKEWQRPSFVGELFLGRLRLELIHPHPQPDPETEARTAAFLSRLDSFLREHVDPERIEREDRVPPAVIEGLRELGAFGIKIPREYGGLGLSQLGYGRAIARVSTRCAALGVWLSAHQSIGVPQPLKLFGTDEQKKRYLPRLARGAISAFALTEPDVGSDPARMSATAEPTDDGTAFILNGEKLWCTNGPVAELLVVMARTPARDGGGRRGITAFIVESAWPGVEAVHRCGFMGLRGIENGVIRFRDVRVPRENILWKEGAGLKLALITLNTGRLTIPATCAAAGKWFLNVCREWSNDRKQWGAPIGKHDAIAQKLADMAATTFAMEAVAELSAALADTGRSDIRLEAALAKLHNSEAAWRLADVALQIRGGRGYETAASLAARGEPAIPIERALRDLRINMIFEGSSEIMRLFIAREAVDPHLQRAGALVDTEAPASARARGAVALGAHFAGWYPTLLAGWGRWPRYADFGPLAAHVRFAERAARKLGRTLFYAMARYGPKLEKKQSVLFRLVDASSEIFAIAATCTRAAMLARTPAAEQDAATLADLFCRGARRRVQQRFHEVFHNDDALAYRIAQQLLRGEHRWLEAGIIEPPSARLAG, encoded by the coding sequence ATGAGTGCGACCACAGTGCAGGTCAGCGAGCGCGAGGCCAGAGCGGTAGCCGAGGCGGCCCGAGAAAAGGAGTGGCAGCGGCCGAGCTTCGTGGGCGAGCTGTTTCTGGGGCGGCTCCGCCTCGAGCTCATCCATCCCCATCCGCAGCCCGATCCGGAGACGGAGGCGCGCACGGCGGCCTTCCTCTCACGCCTCGACAGCTTCCTGCGCGAGCACGTCGACCCGGAGCGCATCGAGCGGGAAGACCGTGTGCCGCCCGCTGTGATCGAGGGGCTGCGCGAGCTGGGCGCTTTTGGCATCAAGATCCCCCGGGAGTACGGCGGACTCGGCCTCTCCCAGCTCGGCTACGGCCGCGCCATCGCCCGGGTCAGCACGCGTTGCGCCGCGCTGGGCGTCTGGCTTTCGGCGCACCAGTCCATCGGCGTGCCCCAGCCGCTCAAGCTGTTCGGCACCGACGAGCAGAAGAAGAGATATCTGCCCCGCCTGGCCAGGGGCGCTATCTCCGCCTTCGCCCTGACCGAGCCCGATGTGGGCTCGGATCCCGCTCGTATGAGCGCGACCGCCGAGCCGACCGACGATGGCACCGCCTTCATCCTGAACGGCGAGAAGTTGTGGTGCACGAACGGGCCCGTGGCCGAGCTCCTGGTGGTCATGGCCCGCACGCCCGCCCGTGACGGCGGCGGCCGGCGCGGTATCACCGCTTTCATCGTGGAAAGCGCCTGGCCCGGCGTCGAAGCCGTGCACCGCTGCGGCTTCATGGGGCTGCGCGGCATCGAGAATGGCGTGATCCGCTTCCGCGATGTCCGCGTGCCCCGCGAAAACATCCTGTGGAAGGAGGGAGCCGGGCTGAAGCTGGCGCTGATCACGTTGAACACCGGCCGGCTGACGATACCGGCCACCTGCGCCGCCGCTGGCAAGTGGTTCCTCAACGTCTGCCGGGAGTGGAGCAACGACCGCAAGCAGTGGGGTGCGCCGATTGGCAAGCATGACGCCATTGCGCAGAAGCTGGCGGACATGGCCGCAACCACCTTCGCCATGGAAGCAGTCGCCGAGCTGAGCGCCGCGCTCGCCGATACGGGCCGCTCGGACATCCGGTTGGAAGCCGCACTGGCTAAGCTGCACAACTCGGAGGCCGCCTGGCGCCTCGCGGACGTAGCCCTGCAGATCCGGGGCGGCCGCGGCTACGAGACCGCCGCCTCGCTGGCTGCGCGCGGCGAACCGGCGATCCCCATCGAGCGCGCCCTGCGCGACCTCCGCATCAACATGATCTTTGAAGGCTCGAGCGAGATCATGCGGCTGTTCATCGCACGCGAAGCCGTGGACCCGCATCTGCAGCGCGCCGGCGCACTGGTCGACACGGAGGCACCCGCTTCCGCCAGGGCCCGCGGCGCAGTGGCGCTCGGCGCCCACTTCGCCGGCTGGTATCCCACCCTCCTCGCCGGTTGGGGACGTTGGCCCCGCTACGCCGACTTCGGCCCGCTCGCCGCCCACGTGCGCTTTGCCGAGCGCGCCGCCCGCAAGCTCGGCCGCACGCTCTTTTATGCCATGGCCCGCTACGGGCCCAAGCTGGAGAAGAAGCAATCCGTGCTGTTCCGCCTGGTAGACGCGAGCTCCGAGATCTTTGCCATCGCCGCCACCTGCACCCGCGCGGCCATGCTGGCCCGCACTCCGGCCGCGGAGCAGGACGCTGCGACCCTGGCAGACCTCTTCTGCCGCGGCGCGCGCCGCCGCGTGCAGCAGCGCTTCCACGAGGTGTTCCACAACGATGATGCGCTCGCCTACCGCATAGCGCAGCAGTTACTGCGCGGCGAGCACCGCT